In Cervus elaphus chromosome 7, mCerEla1.1, whole genome shotgun sequence, the following proteins share a genomic window:
- the LOC122697341 gene encoding BOLA class I histocompatibility antigen, alpha chain BL3-7 isoform X41 has product MGPITLLLLLSGILVLTETQAGSHFMRYFSTAVSRPGLGEPRFISVGYVDDTQFVRFDSDAPNPREEPRAPWMEQEGPEYWDRNTQIAKDTAQTFRVDLNTLRGYYNQSEAGSHTVQEMYGCDVGPDGRLLRGFWQFAYDGRDYIALNEDLRSWTAADTAAQITRRKWEAADNAERERNYLEGECVEWLLRYLEHGKDTLLRADPPKAHVTRHPISDREVTLRCWALGFYPEEISLTWQRDEEDQTQDMELVETRPSGDRTFQKWVALVVPSGEEQRYTCRVQHEGLLEPLTLRWEPPQTSFLTMGIIVGLVVLVVAVVAGAVIWRKKRSGEKGRIYTQAASSDSAQGSDVSLTVPKV; this is encoded by the exons ATGGGGCCGATAACCCTTCTCCTGCTCCTTTCGGGGATCCTGGTTCTGACCGAGACCCAGGCTG GCTCCCACTTCATGAGGTATTTCAGCACCGCCGTGTCCCGGCCCGGCCTCGGGGAGCCCCGCTTCATCTCTGTCGGCTACGTGGACGACACGCAGTTCGTGCGGTTCGACAGCGACGCTCCGAATCCGAGGGAGGAACCGCGGGCGCCGTGGATGGAGCAGGAGGGGCCCGAGTATTGGGATCGGAACACGCAGATAGCCAAGGACACCGCACAGACTTTCCGAGTGGATCTGAACACCCTGCGCGGCTACTACAACCAGAGCGAGGCCG GGTCTCACACGGTCCAGGAGATGTACGGCTGCGACGTGGGGCCGGACGGGCGCCTCCTCCGCGGGTTCTGGCAGTTCGCCTACGACGGCAGAGATTACATCGCCCTGAACGAGGACCTGCGCTCCTGGACCGCGGCGGACACGGCGGCTCAGATCACCAGGCGCAAGTGGGAGGCGGCAGATAATGCGGAGAGAGAGAGGAACTACCTGGAGGGCGAGTGCGTGGAGTGGCTCCTCAGATACCTGGAGCACGGGAAGGACACGCTGCTGCGCGCAG ACCCTCCAAAGGCACATGTGACCCGTCACCCCATCTCTGACCGTGAGGTCACCCTgaggtgctgggccctgggcttctACCCTGAGGAGATCTCACTGACCTGGCAGCGTGATGAGGAGGACCAGACCCAGGACATGGAGCTTGTGGAGACCAGGCCTTCAGGGGACAGGACCTTCCAGAAGTGGGTGGCCCTGGTGGTGCCTTCTGGAGAGGAACAGAGATACACGTGCCGTGTGCAGCACGAGGGGCTTCTGGAGCCCCTCACCCTGAGATGGG aaCCTCCTCAGACCTCCTTCCTCACCATGGGCATCATTGTTGGCCTGGTTGTCCTCGTGGTGGCTGTGGTGGCTGGAGCAGTGATCTGGAGGAAGAAGCGCTCAg GTGAAAAAGGACGGATCTACACCCAGGCTGCAA
- the LOC122697341 gene encoding BOLA class I histocompatibility antigen, alpha chain BL3-7 isoform X40: protein MGPITLLLLLSGILVLTETQAGSHFMRYFSTAVSRPGLGEPRFISVGYVDDTQFVRFDSDAPNPREEPRAPWMEQEGPEYWDRNTQIAKDTAQTFRVDLNTLRGYYNQSEAGSHTVQEMYGCDVGPDGRLLRGFWQFAYDGRDYIALNEDLRSWTAADTAAQITRRKWEAADNAERERNYLEGECVEWLLRYLEHGKDTLLRADPPKAHVTRHPISDREVTLRCWALGFYPEEISLTWQRDEEDQTQDMELVETRPSGDRTFQKWVALVVPSGEEQRYTCRVQHEGLLEPLTLRWEPPQTSFLTMGIIVGLVVLVVAVVAGAVIWRKKRSGEKGRIYTQAASHDSAQSSDVSLTVPTV, encoded by the exons ATGGGGCCGATAACCCTTCTCCTGCTCCTTTCGGGGATCCTGGTTCTGACCGAGACCCAGGCTG GCTCCCACTTCATGAGGTATTTCAGCACCGCCGTGTCCCGGCCCGGCCTCGGGGAGCCCCGCTTCATCTCTGTCGGCTACGTGGACGACACGCAGTTCGTGCGGTTCGACAGCGACGCTCCGAATCCGAGGGAGGAACCGCGGGCGCCGTGGATGGAGCAGGAGGGGCCCGAGTATTGGGATCGGAACACGCAGATAGCCAAGGACACCGCACAGACTTTCCGAGTGGATCTGAACACCCTGCGCGGCTACTACAACCAGAGCGAGGCCG GGTCTCACACGGTCCAGGAGATGTACGGCTGCGACGTGGGGCCGGACGGGCGCCTCCTCCGCGGGTTCTGGCAGTTCGCCTACGACGGCAGAGATTACATCGCCCTGAACGAGGACCTGCGCTCCTGGACCGCGGCGGACACGGCGGCTCAGATCACCAGGCGCAAGTGGGAGGCGGCAGATAATGCGGAGAGAGAGAGGAACTACCTGGAGGGCGAGTGCGTGGAGTGGCTCCTCAGATACCTGGAGCACGGGAAGGACACGCTGCTGCGCGCAG ACCCTCCAAAGGCACATGTGACCCGTCACCCCATCTCTGACCGTGAGGTCACCCTgaggtgctgggccctgggcttctACCCTGAGGAGATCTCACTGACCTGGCAGCGTGATGAGGAGGACCAGACCCAGGACATGGAGCTTGTGGAGACCAGGCCTTCAGGGGACAGGACCTTCCAGAAGTGGGTGGCCCTGGTGGTGCCTTCTGGAGAGGAACAGAGATACACGTGCCGTGTGCAGCACGAGGGGCTTCTGGAGCCCCTCACCCTGAGATGGG aaCCTCCTCAGACCTCCTTCCTCACCATGGGCATCATTGTTGGCCTGGTTGTCCTCGTGGTGGCTGTGGTGGCTGGAGCAGTGATCTGGAGGAAGAAGCGCTCAg GTGAAAAAGGACGGATCTACACCCAGGCTGCAA GCCATGACAGTGCCCAGAGCTCTGATGTGTCTCTCACGGTTCCTACAG